The region AGCTCCGGTTCGCCGTCGTCCAGAACGATCCGATGGCCCGGAAGCTCGGCGAGCGCGAGATGCAGCGGCTGTTCGAGGCCGAGCCGCTCCCGATGAGCGAGACCAGCCTGGCCGGCTACGTCGCCCTCACCGGGGAGGTGCTGAACCTCCCGGACTGCTACGCGATCCCGCCGGACGTGCCCTACACCTTCAACCGTGACTTCGACGTCAAGACGGGCTACCAGGCCCACTCGATGATCGTCGTCCCGCTCAAGGACCCGGCCGGGAATGTCCTCGGGGTTCTCGAGCTCATCAACGCCCTCGACGAGACGAACACGCCGGTCCCGTTCGATCCGGAGTACGCGGACCTGGTGCGCGCGCTCGCCTCCCAGGCGGCCGTCGCCATCCGCAACGCCCAGCTCGAGGACCTCTCGTTCAAGGACGGCCTGACCGGGGTCTACAACCGGCGCCATTTCATGCTCCGCATGGAAGAGGAGATCAGGCGCCACGCGCGGTTCCGCCAGCCGGTCTCACTCGTCCTCATCGACCTGGACCACTTCAAGGAGATCAACGACCAGTTCGGCCACGGCGCGGGGGACGAGGCTCTCAAGGGAGTGTCCCAGCTGCTGCTGAGAAGCTCCCGGAGCTTCACGGTGATCACCCGCTACGGCGGAGACGAGTTCGCGGTCCTCCTCGTGGACACGCCGAAGGCGGGGGCCGCGGCGTATGCAGAGCGCATCCGGGTGGTCGTCGAGGGGCACAGCTTTCCCCACGGCGCCCTCACGCTGAGCCTGGGCGTGGCCGGCCTGCCGGAGGACGGAGCGTCGGGCGCGGACCTGATTTCGGCGGCCGACAAGGCGCTGTACGAGGCCAAGCGGCTCGGCCGAAACCGCGTCGGGGTTCTCTGAGGCCGGCGCCTCAGCCGAGGCGCTAGACACCTCGGAAGGCGGCCACCCACGCCGACCCCCCGCGCTGGCGCGCGCACCCGCTACGCGGGTACCCGGCGCGGGTACCCGCCCCTTCCGATACCTCCCCCGTTGTCCGAGCCGAGGGGCGTCGGCCATGCCGTGAGGCAGGCCCGCCCCGAGGCGAGGCCCGAGTTCATTGCGCGGGCCAAGCCCGCGCTCGGGACGCCTCAGCCAGGGGCGCGTTGAAGGTTCGGGGACGCGAGCTGACTTTATTCAGCATTCGGCTAGATCTGGAGATCGTCCCCGGTCTTCGCCGGCTCCAGCCGCAGATCCATTTCCCGGAGCATCGCCGCCCCCCGGCTGAGGCAGTCGGCCGCGCTCGTCCGGTCCCCCGTTCGGAGTAAGAGCTGTCCCAGCTCGTGGGTGCACCGCGCGAAGAGCGGCCGCATCTCGAGCTCGGTCGCGAGGTCCATCGCTTCGGCGTAATGCTCCTGGGCCAGCCTGCAGGGCGGAGCCTCGAGGCGCTGCCGCGCCTGCCCGAGGAGCCTGAGCGCCCAGGCCCGATGGCCACGCTCCTTGTGCTCGAGCGCCAGCTCGAGCGCCCGCTGGGCCACGGCGAGGGCGCGCTCGACCTGTCCGGCGGCCAGGAGCCCCTCCCCGAGCTGGCCCGTCCAGAGGGCGAGGTAGGCCTTCACGCCGAGGTCCTCGGTGAGCGCGACCCCGTCCTCCAGGAGGCGGAGCCCCTCGTCCAACCGACCGAGGAGGACGAGGGCCAGCCCGAGCAGGGACGAGGGGATGGGGCGCCAGACGGCGAGGTACTTCTTGGTGCAGATCTCCAGGCTCCGCTCCAGGGGCGGCAGGGCCTGGTCGAGATGGCCGCGCCGCGCCCAGACGAGGCCGGCGAGAGTCCAGGCGATCGCCTGGCTGTAGGCGTGACCGCTCGCATCGGCGGCCTGCTGCGCCCGCTCGGTGTAGGCGTGGGCGAGGTCGAACTCGCCCAGCTCGGCCAGCGTGAAGGCGAGCCACCCGCATGACGAGATGTAGGATGTGGTGGCGCGCGCCACCCCGTCGCCCCCGGAGGTGGCTTCGAGCGCCTCGATGTTCTGGCGGAGGATCCCTTCCGCCCGTCGGTAACGGCCCTGGGCGTGGTAGCTGTGGCCGATGTACTGGCGGGAGAGCGCCTGGAGCGCCAGATCGCCGCTCGCCTCACCGAGCGTGAGGCAGCGCTCGCCGTACTCGAGGGCCAGGTCCGGCTCGCCTTTGAGATAGTGGTAGTTGATCAGGTAGGCGTAGACGCGCGCCAGGCGCGGCTCGTCCCCGAGACGCTCGGCCATGCCTTCGGCTTCCTGGGAGAGGGCGAGCACCTCCTGGAGGCGGCCGAGCTGGAGGAGCGGGGGGCGAAGGTCGAGGCGGAGGTCGATGGCGTGCCGCGTGCGCTCCGGGCTGTCGGCCATTCGCTCGAGCGCCTGGAGGGCCCGCTGGAGGAACGTGACGGCCTCCGTGTTGGCGCAGAGCGCCGCCGCCTTGGCGCCCGCCTGGCGCAGGTACGGAACAGCTTTCTCCCACTCTTCACCCTGGAGGAAGTGGTGGGCGAGGCGCTCCACGTGCTCGACGGGCCGGTCCGCGTGGAGCTGTTCGATCGCCTGGCCGATGCGCCGGTGCAACCGCCGGCGCCGCTGGATCAGCAGACCCTCGTAGGCGACCTCCTGGGCGAGGGTGTGCCGGAACGTGTAGGTCGGCTCGCCCCCGGCCTTCTCGACGATCATCTCGGCCTCGACGAGCTTGACGAGGGCCTCGGGGACGCTCTCCGGGCGGTCGCTGACCTGGCCCAGGAGCCGCTGGCTGAACTCGCGGCCGATCACGGCCGCGACCTGGAGGCTGGACTTGAGCAGCTCGGGCAGGCGATCGATCCGCGCGGCCAGCACATCCGCGATCGTCGGCGGGATCCGCAGGGCGTCGGCGCCCCGGCTCAGGTCGGCGTCCAGCAACGACCGGGTGACCTCCTCGATGAAGAGCGGGTTGCCGCCCGTCTTCTCGACGACGGTGGCCACCAGCTCGGGCTGGACCGGGCGGTCACGGAGGACGCTCCAGGCCAGAGCCTGTCGCTCGTCGGGCCTGAGCGGGTGGAGGACGATCCGGGTCGTGAGCGGGCCCGGCGACAGCGGCAGGTGGGAGCCGGGGCGCGAGCTCAGGATGACCAGGACAGGCCAGCGCGCGAGGCGGTCGCCCAGGAACGTGATCAGCTCCTCGGACGCGGTGTCGAGCCACTGGCAATCCTCAAAGACCAGCACGTGCGGCATCCGGCGGGAGACCCCTTCGATGTAGCGCGCGATGGTCTCCAGCATGTACCCCTTCCGCTCCTGGGCGGGCATGTCGGCCACGTCGGGGTCCGGCTTCCCGATCGACAGGAAGTACAGGAGCGGCGGTGCGAGCGGCTCGAACTCGGGGCCGAGGGCCTGGAGGCGCGCCCGGACCCTGGACTCGGCGTCGGCCTCCGCTTCGTCGTCGGCCAGGTCGAGGACGCTGCGCAGGATGGCGATGACCGGGAGATACGGGGTCGAGAGCCCGTAGGCCACGCAGTGACCCTCGATCCAGCTCGCCGTACCCGGCTCGATCCGTTTCCTGAATTCGAAGAGGAAGCGCGACTTGCCGATGCCCGCCTCGCCCAGCACGGTGACGGCCCGCCCCTCGCCGCCCCGCGCGGCGCTCATCGCCTCGGTGAGGGCCTG is a window of Candidatus Rokuibacteriota bacterium DNA encoding:
- a CDS encoding AAA family ATPase, yielding MRCPQCQHENPEGSRFCNQCAASLDASASACSHPNPPGSRFCNRCGRAIPAAAAASRYVSPDSYTPKHLAEKILTSRGALEGERKQVTVLFCDLANFTGMSEKLDPEDLHELMDRVFDALLAEVHRYEGTVNQFTGDGIMALFGAPLALEDHAARAVEAALAIQDSMGRAAREFLLRWGQSPALRIGVNTGRVVVGKIGDDLRMDYTAQGDTVNLAARLQALAAPATVAISESTHQLVAGYFDCVSLGQHTVKGKSVPVEVFRPARKKTPRSRLAIASEAGLSPFVGRDAEMQALTEAMSAARGGEGRAVTVLGEAGIGKSRFLFEFRKRIEPGTASWIEGHCVAYGLSTPYLPVIAILRSVLDLADDEAEADAESRVRARLQALGPEFEPLAPPLLYFLSIGKPDPDVADMPAQERKGYMLETIARYIEGVSRRMPHVLVFEDCQWLDTASEELITFLGDRLARWPVLVILSSRPGSHLPLSPGPLTTRIVLHPLRPDERQALAWSVLRDRPVQPELVATVVEKTGGNPLFIEEVTRSLLDADLSRGADALRIPPTIADVLAARIDRLPELLKSSLQVAAVIGREFSQRLLGQVSDRPESVPEALVKLVEAEMIVEKAGGEPTYTFRHTLAQEVAYEGLLIQRRRRLHRRIGQAIEQLHADRPVEHVERLAHHFLQGEEWEKAVPYLRQAGAKAAALCANTEAVTFLQRALQALERMADSPERTRHAIDLRLDLRPPLLQLGRLQEVLALSQEAEGMAERLGDEPRLARVYAYLINYHYLKGEPDLALEYGERCLTLGEASGDLALQALSRQYIGHSYHAQGRYRRAEGILRQNIEALEATSGGDGVARATTSYISSCGWLAFTLAELGEFDLAHAYTERAQQAADASGHAYSQAIAWTLAGLVWARRGHLDQALPPLERSLEICTKKYLAVWRPIPSSLLGLALVLLGRLDEGLRLLEDGVALTEDLGVKAYLALWTGQLGEGLLAAGQVERALAVAQRALELALEHKERGHRAWALRLLGQARQRLEAPPCRLAQEHYAEAMDLATELEMRPLFARCTHELGQLLLRTGDRTSAADCLSRGAAMLREMDLRLEPAKTGDDLQI
- a CDS encoding sensor domain-containing diguanylate cyclase; its protein translation is MGRAMDVVQLLRELIQIGIDLTSERDLSLLLERILREARRFTRAEAGTLFLREGDQLRFAVVQNDPMARKLGEREMQRLFEAEPLPMSETSLAGYVALTGEVLNLPDCYAIPPDVPYTFNRDFDVKTGYQAHSMIVVPLKDPAGNVLGVLELINALDETNTPVPFDPEYADLVRALASQAAVAIRNAQLEDLSFKDGLTGVYNRRHFMLRMEEEIRRHARFRQPVSLVLIDLDHFKEINDQFGHGAGDEALKGVSQLLLRSSRSFTVITRYGGDEFAVLLVDTPKAGAAAYAERIRVVVEGHSFPHGALTLSLGVAGLPEDGASGADLISAADKALYEAKRLGRNRVGVL